A stretch of the Aphis gossypii isolate Hap1 chromosome 2, ASM2018417v2, whole genome shotgun sequence genome encodes the following:
- the LOC114132558 gene encoding uncharacterized protein LOC114132558, with protein MSPTMALPLLLLSSTSLLALRGASVAATSTDDCVLDLAIVCLDDKLLVYVNWLEKRDKLNVVGDIVTIVKKKEAGLAEDRSKLQPYNNKPHRVSTSLGPAIDEYFDTHTIRISLPWILDDDIDLELDQQGRGKKTKLKHLKKMMSMLGVIMCAKLSLMGPLAMVMIGVKALKALLLAVISLTISKIMLLKKFKGGGGGGGSGSVVQADWSSDKDDRNAHLLAYAGQSAATSGTAVMSPSSQQPLQQMYPSYEPYGYHGAA; from the exons ATGTCGCCAACCATGGCGTTGCCGCTGCTGCTGCTGTCGTCCACGTCGCTGTTGGCACTTCGCGGAGCGTCCGTCGCCGCCACGTCGACCGACGACTGCGTGCTAGACTTGGCCATCGTCTGCTTGGATGACAAGCTGCTGGTGTACGTCAACTGGCTGGAGAAGCGGGACAAGCTGAACGTGGTCGGAGACATCGTGACGATCGTCAAGAAGAAGGAGGCGGGCCTCGCCGAGGATCGGTCCAAGCTGCAGCCGTACAACAACAAACCGCACCGAGTCAGCACGTCCCTAGGACCGGCCATCGACGAGTACTTCGACACGCACACCATTCGGATATCTCTGCCTTGGATACTCGACGACGACATAGATCTGGAACTCGACCAGCAAG GCCGTGGCAAGAAGACCAAATTGAAACATCTCAAGAAAATGATGTCGATGTTGGGCGTAATCATGTGCGCCAAACTGTCGCTGATGGGACCGTTGGCCATGGTCATGATTGGTGTCAAGGCGCTAAAGGCCCTGCTGCTGGCCGTCATCTCGCTGACCATATCCAAAATCATGTTGCTCAAGAAGTTTAAGGGCGGTGGTGGTGGCGGCGGAAGTGGTTCCGTGGTCCAGGCCGACTGGTCGTCGGACAAAGATGATCGGAACGCGCATTTGCTGGCCTACGCCGGACAATCGGCCGCCACTTCGGGGACAGCCGTCATGTCACCGTCTTCGCAACAGCCTCTCCAACAGATGTATCCTTCGTACGAGCCTTACGGCTATCACGGGGCAGCCTAA